The Sediminicola sp. YIK13 genomic sequence TCATGGATTACGATACCGTTTACAATTTCGGAAAAAAGGTGGATGTTCTTACTATTGAGATCGAGAATATCAACTTGGATGCATTAGAGCAGTTGGAAGAGGAGGGCATCAAGGTATATCCGCCATCACAAACATTGCGCACCATTCAGAACAAAGCAACGCAGAAGCTTTTTTATGTAGATCATGACATCCCTACGGCCGCTTTCAGCAGATTTGCCCACACTAGTGAAATTGAGGACAGTATTAGCAATGGCGGGATGGAATTTCCCTTTGTATGGAAATGCACCAAATTTGGTTATGATGGTCAAGGGGTGAAAGTAGTAAGAAGCCTAAAAGACTTGGATGGTTTGCCCAACGTGGAATGCATTGCGGAAAAAATGATCCCTTTTAAAAATGAACTTGCCGTGATAGTGGTTAGAAATCCTAGCGGACAAGTGGTCACCTACCCTGTTGTGGAAATGGAATTTCACCCAGAGGCCAACCAAGTGGAATATGTGATTTGTCCTGCAAGGATTGATGAGAAAGTAGCAGAAAAAGCAAATAAAATCGCCTTAAAAGTTTCAGAAAAAATGAAACATATAGGGGTATTGGCCGTAGAAATGTTTCAAA encodes the following:
- a CDS encoding 5-(carboxyamino)imidazole ribonucleotide synthase; the protein is MNYFSSDFKLGILGGGQLGKMMLYETRKFDIHTKVLDPSKEAPCKISCNEFQQGDLMDYDTVYNFGKKVDVLTIEIENINLDALEQLEEEGIKVYPPSQTLRTIQNKATQKLFYVDHDIPTAAFSRFAHTSEIEDSISNGGMEFPFVWKCTKFGYDGQGVKVVRSLKDLDGLPNVECIAEKMIPFKNELAVIVVRNPSGQVVTYPVVEMEFHPEANQVEYVICPARIDEKVAEKANKIALKVSEKMKHIGVLAVEMFQTKDDQILVNEVAPRPHNSGHYSIEASYTNQFEQHIRAILDLPLGNTASKVAGIMVNLVGAEGHTGNVVYDNIEEILKMEGVTPHIYGKKQTRPFRKMGHVTIVNNDIAKARKIAEQVKETIKVISE